From one Planktothrix agardhii NIES-204 genomic stretch:
- the rsmB gene encoding ribosomal RNA small subunit methyltransferase B, whose translation MNNNPRQVAFLALRDINRRGGLADVVLDQWLRESDLSDINRRLTTELVYGCVRRRRSLDSLIDYLAPKKSHQQHPDIRTILHLGFYQICYLNQVPNSAAVDTSVELVKQNGLTHFSGFVNGILRHYIRESEKCPVETSDSFNSVFTPFKLPQNPIEKLGIIYSFPDWLIQFWLDTLGLAETEQLCNWFNQSPTIDLRINPLQTTLETVESEFQSRGISVNRISGLPLGLRLTGSIGSIKDLPGYNQGWWSIQDGSAQWVSYLLDPQPGETIIDACAAPGGKTTHIAELIQDQGQVLGFDSIKSRLKKIKQNLTRLKLNSIQIKAGDARKLDGCFEIADRLLLDAPCSGLGTLHRRADGRWKHDLKNIQDLSQLQLELLETTQNWVNPGGCLVYATCTLHPQENETIIQNFLSQHSNWKIQTPPESFCLTTEPEGWIKIWPHRQNMDGFFMVKLIKDLT comes from the coding sequence GTGAATAATAATCCACGCCAAGTTGCATTTTTAGCACTCCGAGACATTAACCGACGAGGGGGGCTCGCAGATGTGGTTTTAGATCAATGGCTTCGTGAATCCGATCTATCAGATATTAACCGACGCTTAACCACGGAATTAGTATATGGTTGTGTGCGTAGACGGCGATCGCTTGATAGTTTAATTGATTACTTAGCCCCAAAAAAATCCCATCAACAGCACCCGGATATTCGTACTATACTACATCTCGGTTTTTATCAAATTTGCTATCTGAATCAAGTTCCTAATTCGGCGGCGGTCGATACCAGTGTTGAATTAGTTAAACAGAATGGACTAACCCATTTTAGTGGTTTTGTCAATGGGATATTGAGACATTATATTAGAGAATCTGAAAAATGTCCTGTAGAAACTTCTGATTCTTTTAACTCTGTTTTTACCCCCTTTAAATTACCCCAAAATCCCATAGAAAAATTAGGAATTATCTATAGTTTTCCCGACTGGCTAATTCAATTTTGGTTAGATACTTTAGGATTAGCAGAAACCGAACAGCTTTGTAATTGGTTTAATCAATCTCCCACTATTGATTTAAGAATTAATCCCCTACAAACCACTTTAGAAACCGTAGAATCAGAATTTCAATCTAGGGGAATTTCTGTTAATAGAATTTCCGGTTTACCCCTAGGATTAAGATTAACTGGTAGTATCGGATCAATTAAAGATTTACCCGGTTATAATCAAGGTTGGTGGTCAATTCAAGATGGTAGCGCCCAATGGGTTAGCTATTTATTAGATCCCCAACCCGGAGAAACTATTATTGACGCCTGTGCCGCCCCGGGTGGAAAAACCACCCATATTGCTGAATTAATTCAAGATCAAGGTCAAGTTTTAGGCTTTGATTCTATTAAATCCAGACTGAAAAAAATCAAGCAAAATTTAACTCGATTAAAACTTAATTCCATTCAAATCAAAGCAGGCGATGCTAGGAAATTAGATGGGTGTTTCGAGATAGCTGATCGGCTATTATTAGATGCTCCCTGTTCCGGTTTAGGAACCTTACATCGACGGGCGGATGGACGATGGAAACATGATCTTAAAAATATCCAAGACCTGTCTCAATTGCAGTTAGAACTATTAGAAACAACTCAAAATTGGGTCAACCCAGGTGGCTGTTTAGTCTATGCAACCTGTACTCTCCATCCTCAAGAAAATGAAACCATAATTCAAAACTTTTTAAGTCAACATTCTAACTGGAAAATTCAAACTCCCCCGGAAAGTTTTTGTTTAACTACCGAACCGGAAGGCTGGATTAAAATTTGGCCCCACAGACAGAATATGGATGGATTTTTTATGGTAAAATTAATCAAAGATCTAACTTAA
- a CDS encoding polyA polymerase, whose translation MHLILCHKTVDFDALGAAVGLTRIYPGSRIVLAGGSHPAVRDFLALYRDEFALIEQRSVNPNKIHSISVVDTQSCDRLGKSAEWFKLANLSAIRIYDHHPDTISDIPATETYIESVGATTTLIVEMLRNQPQKPLLTTAEATVMALGIHLDTGSLTFPHSTARDAIALAWLMEQGANLPVIAEYVEPGLPQKLQELLSLALEQLQKSTIRGYTVAWILFKTDEYVPGLSTLASELIDLTESDALLLANQYGRGEGDRLSIIGRSRIEKTNLNELFKPYGGGGHTRAASVALKEGNFSEILEQLVEQLKAQIPHPPTAQELMSSPVRTIRPNTSVEEAHRILLRYDHSGLSVVDEQDQLVGIISRRDLDIALHHGFSHAPVKGYMTPQLKTITPETTLPEIEALMVTYDIGRLPVLQDQNLVGIVTRTDVLRLLHQQQRPQKSIFKGCIPGLTCTSVEELLEEKLATPLLTLLNRLSFLAEKRGWQVYLVGGAVRDLLLAKSETTVLLNDIDIVVDGCYKNANFSPDISSSVSPAVELAQDLQKHYPAARLDVHGQFQTAALLWHNDPILDSLWIDIATARTEFYPYPAANPQVEASSIRQDLYRRDFTINALALRLTSPQVGELLDFFGGLADLESGKIRVLHANSFIEDPTRIYRAVRFTVRLGFEIEAQTQEYISYAISSGIYQKQREESNKSFDQNRRIPALETRLKSELRYIFQSPDWKRSLKLLGELKALRCIHPSLELSPQLWRQVRSVDRCLQRFDPENNLNHWEVRLEVLVAYLSPEYREKVAQNLQLQAGTIERLKSLELAKNQMLENIYKLEKNSQFFWLFKPYNLSMLILMAVQSPRQVRKRIWQYLTQWRDIQPPLNGNDLKAMGYKPSHQFKQILDDLLTLTLDGEIGDRAAAEAFLERNYPL comes from the coding sequence ATGCACCTAATTTTATGTCATAAAACCGTTGATTTTGATGCCCTCGGTGCAGCGGTGGGATTAACTCGAATTTACCCCGGAAGTCGAATTGTATTAGCGGGGGGAAGTCATCCGGCGGTGAGGGATTTTTTAGCCTTATATCGAGATGAATTTGCTTTAATTGAACAGCGCTCTGTGAATCCAAATAAAATTCATTCGATTAGTGTTGTTGATACCCAAAGTTGCGATCGCTTAGGAAAAAGTGCCGAATGGTTTAAGTTAGCCAATTTATCCGCCATTAGAATATACGATCATCATCCCGATACAATATCCGATATTCCCGCCACAGAAACCTATATTGAATCCGTTGGGGCGACGACAACCTTAATTGTGGAAATGTTAAGAAATCAACCCCAAAAACCACTTTTAACCACCGCAGAAGCGACGGTAATGGCGTTAGGAATCCATTTAGATACGGGTTCCTTAACCTTTCCCCATTCCACCGCTAGAGATGCCATAGCATTAGCTTGGTTAATGGAGCAAGGCGCTAATTTACCCGTGATTGCTGAATATGTAGAACCCGGTTTACCCCAGAAATTACAAGAGTTATTAAGTCTAGCCTTAGAACAATTACAAAAATCAACAATTAGAGGTTATACCGTCGCTTGGATATTATTTAAAACTGATGAATATGTGCCAGGATTATCAACTTTGGCATCAGAATTAATTGATTTAACCGAAAGTGATGCCTTACTATTAGCTAATCAATATGGTCGGGGAGAAGGAGATCGATTAAGTATTATTGGACGCTCTCGAATTGAAAAAACAAACTTGAATGAATTGTTTAAACCTTATGGCGGTGGTGGTCATACCCGGGCGGCTTCAGTCGCGTTAAAAGAAGGCAATTTTTCAGAGATTTTAGAGCAATTAGTTGAACAATTAAAAGCACAAATTCCCCACCCGCCAACGGCGCAGGAATTGATGTCCTCTCCGGTGAGAACCATTCGCCCCAATACCTCCGTAGAAGAAGCCCATCGGATTTTATTACGTTATGATCATTCCGGTCTTTCCGTGGTGGATGAACAGGATCAATTAGTAGGAATTATTTCCCGTCGAGACTTAGATATTGCCCTGCATCATGGCTTTAGTCACGCCCCGGTTAAGGGCTATATGACACCACAATTAAAAACCATTACTCCAGAAACAACCCTACCCGAAATTGAAGCCTTAATGGTGACTTATGATATTGGTAGATTACCAGTTTTACAAGATCAAAATTTAGTGGGAATTGTTACTCGAACCGATGTTTTAAGGTTACTTCATCAACAACAACGGCCGCAGAAATCAATTTTTAAAGGCTGTATTCCGGGGTTGACCTGTACCAGTGTGGAAGAATTATTAGAAGAAAAATTAGCCACACCTTTATTAACTTTACTAAATCGCCTATCATTTTTAGCAGAAAAACGCGGATGGCAGGTTTATTTAGTTGGGGGTGCGGTACGAGATTTATTATTAGCAAAATCGGAAACAACGGTATTACTAAATGATATTGATATTGTCGTGGATGGCTGTTATAAAAATGCTAATTTCAGCCCGGATATTTCATCATCTGTTTCTCCGGCGGTGGAATTAGCCCAGGATTTACAAAAACATTATCCCGCAGCAAGATTAGATGTTCATGGACAATTTCAAACCGCGGCTTTATTATGGCATAATGACCCAATTTTAGATTCCCTTTGGATTGATATTGCCACCGCAAGAACGGAATTTTATCCCTATCCGGCGGCTAATCCTCAAGTCGAAGCGAGTTCCATTCGTCAGGATTTATACAGGAGAGATTTTACAATTAATGCCTTAGCATTGCGGTTAACTTCTCCTCAAGTTGGCGAATTATTAGACTTTTTTGGGGGATTAGCGGATTTAGAATCTGGAAAAATTCGGGTTTTACACGCGAATAGTTTTATTGAAGATCCGACTCGAATTTATCGAGCGGTGCGGTTTACAGTGCGGTTGGGATTTGAAATTGAAGCTCAAACTCAAGAATATATTAGTTATGCGATTAGTAGTGGAATTTATCAAAAACAACGGGAAGAAAGTAATAAATCCTTTGATCAAAATCGTCGAATTCCGGCTTTAGAAACCCGTTTAAAAAGTGAGTTAAGATATATTTTTCAATCTCCCGATTGGAAACGTTCGTTAAAACTTTTAGGGGAGTTAAAAGCGTTACGGTGTATTCATCCCAGCTTAGAATTAAGTCCGCAGTTATGGCGACAAGTACGGTCTGTTGATCGCTGTTTACAACGCTTTGATCCCGAAAACAATTTAAACCATTGGGAGGTTCGTTTGGAGGTATTAGTAGCTTATTTATCCCCAGAATATCGGGAAAAAGTGGCACAGAATCTTCAGCTACAGGCGGGAACTATTGAACGGTTAAAAAGTTTAGAATTAGCTAAAAATCAGATGCTTGAAAATATATATAAATTGGAAAAAAATAGTCAGTTTTTCTGGTTATTTAAACCCTATAATTTATCAATGTTAATTTTAATGGCGGTGCAATCTCCTCGACAAGTCAGAAAGCGAATTTGGCAATATTTAACCCAATGGCGAGACATTCAACCCCCCTTAAATGGTAATGATTTAAAGGCGATGGGATATAAACCCAGTCATCAATTTAAGCAAATTTTGGATGATTTGTTAACGCTTACATTAGATGGAGAAATAGGCGATCGCGCTGCTGCTGAAGCCTTTTTAGAACGGAATTATCCGTTATAG
- the fumC gene encoding fumarate hydratase yields MTTEQPTRKERDSMGEIEVKSDRYWGAQTQRSIYYFNIGNDLMPKEVITAFGILKKAAAITNEELGKLPADKAQLIVQAADEVIDGKLDDHFPLKVWMTGSGTQSNMNINEVIANRGIEISGGILGSKTPIHPNDHVNMSQSSNDTFPTAMHIAAAIAVTQRLIPSVKKMRDELQKKVDEFADIVKIGRTHLQDAVPLTLGQEFSGYVAQLDADLKRLELILPDLYELAIGGTAVGTGLNTPKGFAEKVSNHISQITGLPFISAPNKFAAMAAHDGLVMASGALKTLACSLMKIANDIRFLGSGPRCGLGELILPENEPGSSIMPGKVNPTQCEAITMVAAQVMGYDTAITIAGSHGHFELNVFKPMIIFNFIQSVAILSDSCHNFTDFLLAGLKVNRNKINSYVEQSLMLVTALAPKIGYDHAAQVAHIALEKNLTLKEVCLELGYISSEEFDQIVNPYKMAYPDV; encoded by the coding sequence ATGACAACAGAACAACCGACCCGGAAAGAACGCGATAGTATGGGAGAAATTGAGGTTAAAAGCGATCGCTATTGGGGCGCTCAAACTCAACGTTCTATCTATTATTTTAATATAGGCAATGATTTAATGCCCAAGGAAGTGATTACCGCCTTTGGGATTCTGAAAAAAGCCGCGGCTATCACCAATGAAGAATTAGGAAAACTCCCCGCAGACAAAGCTCAATTAATCGTTCAAGCCGCCGATGAAGTGATTGATGGCAAACTCGATGATCACTTTCCTTTAAAGGTTTGGATGACCGGAAGTGGAACCCAATCTAATATGAATATTAATGAAGTTATTGCTAATCGAGGGATTGAAATTTCCGGCGGAATATTAGGCAGTAAAACCCCAATTCATCCCAATGATCATGTTAATATGTCCCAATCTTCTAATGATACCTTTCCTACCGCCATGCACATTGCGGCGGCGATCGCCGTGACCCAAAGGTTAATTCCCAGCGTCAAAAAAATGCGAGATGAGTTACAAAAAAAAGTCGATGAATTTGCCGATATTGTTAAAATTGGCAGAACCCATTTACAAGATGCTGTTCCCTTAACTTTAGGTCAAGAATTTTCCGGTTATGTTGCTCAACTCGATGCAGATTTAAAGCGTCTTGAACTTATTTTACCCGATTTATATGAATTAGCCATTGGTGGAACCGCCGTTGGAACGGGATTAAATACCCCGAAAGGATTTGCAGAAAAAGTCTCTAATCATATTAGTCAAATAACCGGATTACCCTTTATTTCTGCTCCGAATAAATTTGCAGCCATGGCCGCCCATGATGGTCTAGTTATGGCTAGTGGGGCATTAAAAACCCTAGCCTGTTCCTTGATGAAAATTGCCAACGATATTCGGTTTTTAGGCAGTGGCCCCCGTTGTGGTTTAGGGGAATTAATATTACCTGAAAATGAACCTGGTTCATCAATTATGCCGGGGAAAGTTAACCCAACCCAATGCGAAGCGATCACCATGGTAGCCGCCCAGGTAATGGGTTATGATACTGCTATTACTATTGCAGGTTCCCATGGGCATTTTGAGTTAAATGTGTTCAAACCGATGATCATTTTTAACTTCATTCAATCGGTGGCTATTTTATCCGATAGTTGTCATAATTTTACGGATTTCTTATTAGCTGGATTAAAAGTTAATCGAAATAAAATTAACAGCTATGTTGAACAATCTTTAATGTTAGTGACAGCTTTAGCTCCTAAAATTGGCTATGATCATGCTGCCCAAGTTGCCCATATTGCCCTGGAAAAAAATCTGACTTTAAAGGAAGTTTGTTTGGAATTAGGATATATTTCCAGTGAAGAATTTGACCAGATTGTCAATCCCTATAAAATGGCTTATCCTGATGTCTAA
- the smpB gene encoding SsrA-binding protein has translation MTKNSEGYKIVSDNRKARYLYEILETYQAGIALEGTEVKSIRAGKVNLQDAYALIRGGEAWLLNAHISPFEKASVYFNHDPRRTRKLLLHKEQINKLLGQVEQKGLTLVPLKMYLKEGRVKVDIAVGRGKKLHDKRDDIRQKDDKRAMERAMKQY, from the coding sequence ATGACTAAAAACAGCGAAGGATATAAAATTGTTAGCGACAACCGCAAAGCCCGCTATCTTTACGAGATTTTAGAGACCTATCAAGCGGGCATCGCCCTTGAGGGAACGGAAGTCAAGTCAATTCGGGCGGGTAAAGTCAACCTGCAAGATGCCTATGCCTTAATTCGGGGGGGTGAAGCTTGGCTATTGAATGCCCATATCTCGCCCTTTGAAAAGGCCAGTGTTTATTTTAACCATGATCCTCGTCGCACCCGCAAATTATTGCTGCATAAAGAACAAATTAATAAACTATTGGGACAGGTCGAACAAAAGGGGTTAACATTAGTTCCCCTGAAAATGTACCTCAAGGAAGGCCGAGTTAAAGTTGATATTGCCGTTGGCCGAGGCAAAAAACTCCACGATAAACGGGATGATATTCGTCAAAAAGATGATAAAAGGGCGATGGAAAGGGCAATGAAACAGTATTAA
- the secA gene encoding preprotein translocase SecA subunit has protein sequence MLKALLGDPNARKLKKYQPLVTDINILEEEIQSLSDEQLRAKTGEFKEKLSKAKNRDDENLILDEILPEAFAVVREAGKRVLGMRHFDVQLLGGIILHTGQIAEMKTGEGKTLVSTLPAYLNALAGKGVHVITVNDYLARRDAEWMGQIHRFLGLSVGLIQQEMSPDQRKKNYNCDITYGTNSEMGFDYLRDNMAISMDEVVQRVFNYCIIDEVDSVLVDEARTPLIISGQVERPSQKYMRAAEVAQMMEKEEHYEVDEKGRNVLMTDEGFARAEELFGVQDLYDPNDPWAHFVFNALKAKELFIKDVNYIIGNGEVIIVDEFTGRVMPGRRWSDGLHQAIEAKERVDIQPETQTLATITYQNFFLLYPKLSGMTGTAKTEEAEFERIYKLQVTIIPTNRITGREDLPDVVYKTEEGKWTSIAEECADLHKEGRPVLVGTTSVEKSEILSNLLQQRKIPHNLLNAKPENVERESEIISQAGRKGAVTISTNMAGRGTDIILGGNAEFMGRLKMREYLMPKLVKPDDEKELAFVGGAGSRRPAAQGFDQSKKPKTWKVTTQLFPTELSKPTEQKLKDAVDFAVGVHGERNLAELQAEDLLAVASEKAPTNDPVIQKLREVYNLIVHEYENFTKQEHNEVVEYGGLHVIGTERHESRRIDNQLRGRAGRQGDPGSTRFFLSLQDNLLRIFGGDRVAGLMDAFNVDEDMPIESKLLTRSLENAQRKVETYYYDIRKQVFEYDEVMNNQRRAIYAERRRVLEGQDLKEQVIKYGEQTMDDIVEAYINPDLPSEEWDLESLVTKSKEFVYLLADLTAEQLVDLSVDEIKTFLHEQLRNAYDMKENQVNQIRQGLMREAERFFILQQIDTLWREHLQQMDALRESVGLRSYGQKDPLIEYKSEGYELFLDMMTDIRRNVIYSMFQFQPQPSVV, from the coding sequence ATGTTAAAAGCTCTGTTAGGCGATCCGAATGCGCGTAAACTTAAAAAATATCAGCCTCTTGTCACGGATATCAACATTTTAGAGGAAGAAATTCAAAGCCTCTCGGATGAACAACTGCGGGCCAAGACAGGGGAATTTAAGGAAAAATTATCCAAAGCTAAAAACCGAGACGACGAAAACCTAATCCTGGATGAAATTCTCCCAGAAGCGTTTGCCGTTGTCCGCGAAGCCGGAAAGAGGGTTTTGGGGATGCGACACTTTGACGTCCAACTCCTGGGCGGGATTATCCTCCACACGGGGCAAATTGCCGAGATGAAAACCGGAGAAGGAAAAACCCTGGTTTCCACCCTTCCGGCCTACCTCAACGCCTTAGCCGGAAAAGGGGTTCACGTCATCACCGTCAACGATTATCTCGCCCGACGGGATGCCGAATGGATGGGACAAATCCACCGATTCCTGGGGCTAAGTGTGGGGCTAATTCAGCAGGAAATGAGTCCCGACCAACGGAAGAAAAACTACAACTGTGATATTACCTACGGTACAAACAGTGAAATGGGGTTTGACTACCTGCGCGACAACATGGCGATCTCCATGGATGAAGTTGTGCAGAGGGTGTTCAACTATTGCATTATTGATGAAGTAGACTCGGTTTTAGTTGATGAAGCCCGGACGCCTTTAATTATTTCTGGTCAGGTGGAACGTCCGAGTCAAAAATATATGCGGGCGGCGGAAGTTGCTCAAATGATGGAAAAAGAAGAACATTATGAAGTCGATGAAAAAGGCCGTAATGTTCTGATGACCGATGAAGGTTTTGCCCGGGCGGAAGAACTATTTGGGGTTCAAGATTTATATGATCCTAATGATCCTTGGGCGCACTTTGTTTTTAATGCCTTAAAAGCCAAAGAATTATTTATTAAAGACGTCAACTATATTATCGGTAATGGGGAAGTCATTATCGTGGATGAATTTACCGGACGGGTGATGCCCGGAAGGCGTTGGAGTGACGGTTTACACCAAGCCATTGAAGCTAAAGAACGGGTAGATATTCAACCGGAAACCCAAACTTTAGCTACTATTACTTATCAGAATTTCTTCCTATTATATCCCAAATTATCGGGGATGACCGGAACTGCAAAAACTGAAGAAGCCGAATTTGAACGCATCTATAAGCTGCAAGTTACTATTATTCCGACCAACCGGATTACCGGACGGGAAGATTTACCCGATGTGGTCTATAAAACCGAAGAAGGAAAATGGACTTCCATTGCTGAAGAATGTGCGGATTTACATAAAGAAGGCCGTCCGGTTTTAGTCGGAACAACGAGCGTAGAAAAATCAGAAATTCTCTCGAATTTATTACAACAACGCAAAATTCCCCATAATTTATTAAATGCTAAACCCGAAAACGTCGAACGGGAATCGGAAATTATTTCCCAAGCCGGACGCAAAGGGGCTGTGACTATTTCTACTAACATGGCCGGACGGGGAACGGATATTATTTTGGGGGGAAATGCGGAGTTTATGGGACGGCTCAAAATGCGCGAGTATTTGATGCCTAAACTTGTTAAACCCGATGATGAAAAGGAATTAGCGTTTGTCGGGGGAGCAGGGAGTCGTCGCCCCGCAGCCCAAGGATTTGATCAGAGTAAAAAACCTAAAACCTGGAAAGTAACTACTCAATTATTCCCAACGGAATTATCCAAACCCACTGAACAAAAACTGAAAGATGCGGTTGATTTTGCCGTGGGAGTTCATGGAGAACGCAATTTAGCAGAGTTACAAGCGGAGGATTTATTAGCCGTTGCTTCGGAAAAAGCTCCCACCAATGACCCGGTAATTCAAAAATTGCGAGAAGTCTATAACCTGATCGTTCATGAGTACGAAAACTTCACCAAACAGGAACATAATGAGGTGGTGGAATATGGTGGACTTCATGTAATTGGAACCGAACGCCATGAATCTCGCCGGATTGATAATCAATTGCGGGGACGGGCTGGACGCCAAGGTGATCCGGGTTCCACGCGGTTTTTCCTGAGTTTACAGGATAATTTATTACGGATTTTTGGGGGCGATCGAGTGGCCGGATTAATGGATGCTTTTAATGTGGATGAAGATATGCCCATTGAGTCTAAATTATTAACCCGATCGCTGGAAAATGCCCAACGAAAAGTTGAAACCTACTATTACGATATCCGTAAACAGGTATTTGAATATGATGAGGTTATGAACAACCAACGGCGGGCAATTTATGCCGAACGCCGACGGGTTTTAGAAGGGCAAGATTTGAAGGAACAAGTGATTAAATATGGGGAACAAACCATGGATGATATCGTGGAAGCCTATATCAATCCTGACTTACCTTCGGAAGAATGGGATTTAGAGAGTCTTGTTACTAAATCCAAGGAATTTGTCTATCTGTTAGCCGATTTAACCGCCGAACAATTAGTGGATTTATCGGTAGATGAAATTAAAACTTTCCTCCATGAACAGTTACGCAATGCTTATGATATGAAAGAAAACCAAGTTAATCAAATCCGACAGGGGTTAATGCGCGAAGCTGAACGCTTCTTCATCCTGCAACAAATTGATACCCTGTGGCGGGAGCATTTACAACAAATGGACGCGCTACGGGAGTCGGTCGGTTTACGGAGTTATGGACAAAAAGACCCCTTAATTGAATATAAGAGCGAGGGATATGAATTGTTCTTGGATATGATGACCGATATTCGCCGAAATGTGATTTATTCCATGTTCCAATTCCAGCCTCAACCGTCTGTTGTCTAA
- a CDS encoding ABC transporter related encodes MSQPNHPLKRFLVYARPYQKTIGLATVYSVLNKIFDLAPPVLIGWAVDVVINPKVSFLSQWGIQGAFNQLLMLSFLSLIIWSLESVFEYAYKVLWRNLAQTLQHNLRLDAYGHLQNLELAYFEERSSGGLMSILNDDINQLERFLDMGSNEIIQVITTVIVIGAAFFFLAPAVAWWAMFPMPFIVWGSVWFQKLLAPRYADVREKVGLLNGQLANNLGGITTIKSFTAEQYEIQRITEHSEAYRQSNRRAISLSSAYVPVIRSLILFGFIATLLLGGLQVTSGQLAVGTYSVLVFITQRLLWPLTRLGDTFDQYQRAMASINRVMNLLDTPIEIHTGDIALPVAFVRGEIELKNVYFSYQNRNQIIQDLSLKIPPGKTIAIVGATGSGKSTLVKLLLRLYEINAGVITIDGIELNQLKLEDLRQAIGLVSQDVFLFHGTVAENIAYGSFDASLTDIIEAAKIAEADEFIRDLPNRYETIVGERGQKLSGGQRQRIAIARAVLKNPPILILDEATSAVDNETEAAIQRSLEKITKNRTTIAIAHRLSTVRNADCIYVMEQGKLVESGTHENLLEAPGIYAGLWRVQSGLN; translated from the coding sequence TTGTCTCAACCCAATCATCCCTTAAAACGGTTTCTAGTTTATGCTCGTCCCTATCAAAAAACGATTGGGTTAGCAACGGTTTATTCGGTTTTAAATAAAATCTTTGATTTAGCCCCTCCGGTATTAATTGGATGGGCCGTTGATGTTGTGATTAACCCCAAGGTTTCCTTCCTATCCCAGTGGGGGATTCAAGGAGCATTTAATCAATTGTTGATGTTATCGTTTTTAAGTTTAATAATTTGGAGTTTAGAATCGGTTTTTGAATATGCTTATAAAGTCTTATGGCGAAATTTAGCCCAAACCTTGCAACATAATCTCAGATTAGATGCTTACGGACATTTACAAAACTTAGAATTAGCCTATTTTGAAGAACGTAGTAGTGGCGGTTTAATGTCAATTTTAAATGATGATATTAACCAGCTAGAAAGGTTTTTAGATATGGGGTCGAATGAAATTATCCAAGTAATTACCACGGTAATTGTAATTGGAGCAGCCTTCTTTTTTTTAGCACCAGCCGTTGCTTGGTGGGCAATGTTTCCGATGCCTTTTATTGTTTGGGGTTCGGTTTGGTTCCAGAAATTACTCGCCCCCCGTTATGCAGATGTCCGGGAAAAAGTCGGGTTACTGAATGGACAACTGGCGAATAATTTGGGTGGTATTACTACCATTAAAAGTTTTACTGCCGAACAGTATGAAATCCAAAGAATTACCGAACATAGTGAAGCCTATCGCCAAAGTAATCGCCGAGCAATTTCCCTATCTTCCGCTTATGTTCCAGTAATTAGAAGTTTGATTCTATTTGGATTTATTGCCACCTTATTATTAGGAGGTTTACAAGTAACTTCAGGACAGTTAGCCGTAGGAACCTATAGCGTTTTAGTGTTTATTACTCAACGATTATTATGGCCTTTAACCCGCCTTGGAGATACCTTTGATCAATATCAACGGGCGATGGCTTCTATTAACCGGGTGATGAATTTATTAGATACTCCAATAGAAATTCATACCGGGGATATTGCCCTACCTGTGGCTTTCGTCAGGGGAGAAATAGAGTTAAAAAATGTCTATTTTTCCTATCAAAATCGAAATCAGATTATTCAAGATTTATCCCTAAAAATTCCCCCCGGAAAAACTATTGCCATTGTCGGTGCTACGGGGTCGGGAAAAAGTACCTTAGTAAAACTATTATTGAGGTTATATGAAATTAATGCCGGGGTAATTACTATAGATGGAATTGAATTAAACCAGTTGAAATTAGAGGATTTACGCCAAGCAATTGGCTTAGTCAGTCAGGATGTTTTTCTGTTTCATGGAACCGTTGCCGAAAATATTGCTTATGGCTCCTTTGATGCGTCCTTAACTGATATTATTGAAGCCGCAAAAATCGCCGAAGCCGATGAATTTATTCGGGATTTACCAAACAGATATGAGACAATTGTAGGGGAACGGGGTCAGAAATTATCCGGCGGACAGCGACAACGAATTGCTATCGCCCGGGCGGTCTTAAAAAATCCGCCTATTTTAATCTTAGATGAAGCGACATCGGCCGTGGATAATGAAACCGAAGCAGCCATTCAAAGATCCTTAGAAAAGATTACCAAAAATCGGACAACAATTGCGATCGCCCATCGGCTTTCAACGGTTAGAAATGCCGACTGTATTTATGTGATGGAACAGGGAAAATTAGTCGAATCTGGAACCCATGAAAACCTCTTAGAAGCGCCGGGTATTTATGCGGGTTTATGGCGAGTGCAGTCCGGATTGAATTAG